In the genome of bacterium, the window CGCGGGCCTGGCGCTCGCCCGCTTCGGTGAGGAGAACGTTTTCGTACACGCGGTGTTGCACCATGCCGCTTGCGTGGAGCGTCTTGAGGGCTGCGGAAACGGCGGGTTTGGCGACGCCGAGCTGTTGGGCGATGTCGGTCACGCGCGCATATCCTTTCTCCTCGATCAGCTCATAGATTGCCCGGAGGTAATGCTCCAGGCTCGGGGAAAGGGACGGCTCGGGTTTGCGGGTCTTTTGCGGCGTCATGGCCAAGCTCCTTCTCGTTGCCCTCAGGTCCGTACGATGAGGCGGGGCAAAACTTTATTTGGCGAGATTAACAAAGTTAACTTAAATTAACAATACTTTTTTGCGTTTTTTTACTGGAAATTTATCTATCCATAAATTTGTATGTTAATCAGATGGTTATGATGATTATTTCGTATCGAACTTGAAGTTCTTGGAAGGGGAGACGCGCTTATCATCCACGATTTTTGTTGTCGGTCTCCAGGATTTCGCTTCAAACCGGGGGGGGTGGCGGAGCGAGCCCGATGGAAGGCCCTGGGTTTTGACCAGATGGGCGATGAAGGGGCCGATCACGGTGGTGCTCTCGAGGCGGATGGGAACGTGCAGCGGATCGGTGGTGACCCAGATCCAGACCCGGCCCCGGCGCCGGAAGAAGCTGTCGCCCTTCAGCTCCGGCTCAACCAGGTAGGTGTCCATCGGCCCCCAGAGGGATTCCAGCTTCTCCTGCCGGACAACCCGGACGCGGACCCGCCAGTTCCGCTTGCTGTCGAAAACGGGGATCTCGAAATTCTGACCGGGCTTCAGGCCCCGGGCGCGCACCTTGTAGAAGGCGCTGAGAGCGTCCTGCACATCTCCCGGCGTCTCATAGTGCCGTGGCGGGCGCCCCGCGCGGACGTAGGTGGCTTTCTTCCCATCGAACGTATACCACTTTTGGCTTTGATATTGACCCTGATGCTGGCGAAGCTCCAGCCGGTAGCTTGAGAGGCGCTTGGCGTCCACATAGCTCTCCGCCGAATCCCGCACGCGGAACACCCGATCGAGCCAGCCGATGGTGTGGGTTGTTGCCCGGTACCGCAGGACTTTTTTGTGATTCCAGAGAAAGGGCCCTTCGACCGAGAGGAGGGTTTGGGCCACCGACATCCGTCCCCAGCGAAGCTCGAAGGTGAGGACCTCGCCCCCGCGAAAGTGCGCGGGAGGGGAGTTGGCGGGAGCTACCGCGCCCACGGCGTGGGCGGCCAGCCCGATCGTCAGCCCGGCCGCGCAAAACGCGCCCTGGGCCCACGTCCATCCCCGCCGTCGAAGACTCAAGAGGTGCTCTCCATGAAGGGCTGGATTGCGCCCCGCACGCCCGCCCAGCCGCCCAGGGCGCCCGTCTTCACCTGCGCGGCCCGGTGGGCGGCCTCGAACGCCTGACTTTCCCACGCCGCCCGCGCAGGGGTCATCAAGAGTTCGCCGGCCCGGACAAGGCCGCCGGTCAGGACGATGCACTCGGGATTCAAGAGATTCATGATGCTGGCCAATCCCACGCCCAGCATGCGGCCCGCCCGCTCCCATAGAGCCCGGGCCTGCGCGTCGCCCGATTGGGCGAGTTCCGCCAATCCTTCGGGGGTGCGGGGCGTGAGTTTCGCGATCGGACTTCCGGGCGATGTGCGGGCCAGCTCCTCGGCGTCCCGGAGAAGCGCCCAGCCGGATACGCAGGCCTCCAGACATCCGCGCGCGCCGCAGTGACACGCCGGACCCTCCGCCTGAACGCACATGTGACCAATCTCGCCGGCGATTCGCGCCGCGCCCTCCCAGAGCTTTCCGCCGAGAACGATGCCGCCGCCGATGCCCGTCCCCAGGGTGAGGAGAACCATGCTTCCGGTGCCGGCTCCCGCGCCCGCGTGGTACTCCCCCAGCGCGGCCGCGTTGGCATCGTTCATCATCGCCGCGGGTACGCCGGGAAAGTGCTCGCGCAGAGCATTCAGCAAGGGAAAGTTCGTCAGCTGCGGGATGTTGGGCGATTCAATGACACGGCCGGAGGTCAGATCGAGAACGCCTGCGACGCCGATGCCCAGGCCCGCCGGCGCATCGCCGCCCAGAAGTTCTTCCGCGCACCGGGCCAGAGCGTCCACCATGGAGCCGGCGCCCGGGCGGCCGGCGGTGTCCATCTGCGCTTCCGCCTCCCGGTCGCCCGCGGCCGTGAAGCGGGCGATCTTGGCGTAGGTGCCTCCCAGATCGATCCCCAGGAGTGGGCCATCCCCGGCCATCTCAGATGACCTCCGTCAGGATGACCCTTCCTCTGCTGACGTCGGCGCCGAAGGGATAGCCTGCGCACATGACGGCGTAGTGACCCTCGGCGGCGAGTTCTTCCTCCAGCAGCCGCGCCCGGACATGCTCGAGAATTTTCTCCGGGGGAAGGCGGTGTGCGAGCTTCCAGGGGATAACGCCCCAGGAGAGGTTGAGGCGGCGCACAGCCTGGTCGGAGGTGCTGAGCGCCAACACGAGTTGCTCGGGGCGGTGGCGAACGATGCGCCGGGGGGTATCGCCCGAGTCGGTGGGCGCGATGATCACAGCGGCGTCAAGCTGATCGGCGAGAAGTACCGCCGAGTGGGCGATGGATCGGCCCAGGTCATGGCTCTCCAGCCTGGGTCTTCTCAGGCGAACCTGGCTGGTCTCGAAAATGGACTCTTCGGCCACATGGGCGATCCGCGCCATCATCCGGGTAACCGCATCGGGGTGCTCCCCGACCGCGGTTTCCTCGCTCAGCATGACAGCGTCGGTTCCGTCGAGTATGGCGTTCGCCACATCGCCCGCCTCGGCCCGCGTCGGGCGCGCCGCCGTGACCATGGAGAGAAGCATCTCGGTGGCGGTGATGACCGGTTTTCCCTGCTGGTTCGAGTAGGCGATGATCTGTTTTTGAACGCGGGGGACGTTCTCGAGCGGAATCTCGATTCCCAAATCCCCGCGTGCCACCATCACGCCGTCGGCGGCATCGATGATCTCCTCCAGGTTCTTGACCGCCTCGCGCATCTCCATTTTCGCGATGATGGGCGTCTGGCCCTTGCGGGCGCGGATTTCATTTTGGCAATAGACGATGTCGGCGGCGGAGCGGACGAAGGAAAAGCCGAAAAAATCGACATTCTCCTTCACGCCGAAGGCGATGTCTTTCAGATCCTTCTGGGTCAGCGGCGGGATATCGAGCACGGAGTCCGGCATGTTCACCCCGGCGCGGTCCTTCAGCGGCCCGCCGGCGATCACCCGGCAGGTCACCTCCTCGTGGCCCGGCTCAATGACCTCCATCTGCAGCTTCCCGTCCCAGATCATCACCCGGTGTCCCTTTAGGAGGGCGGGGAGCAGATCGGGCCGGTTGACGGAAAGTTGCTTGTCGGTTCCGACGATGCTGCGGTTGACCAGCCTCACGAGGCCGCCCTCGCGCAGGGCCGCGCCCTTCTGCACGGTTTCGAGGCGGAATTTGGGGCCGGCCA includes:
- a CDS encoding ROK family protein; the protein is MAGDGPLLGIDLGGTYAKIARFTAAGDREAEAQMDTAGRPGAGSMVDALARCAEELLGGDAPAGLGIGVAGVLDLTSGRVIESPNIPQLTNFPLLNALREHFPGVPAAMMNDANAAALGEYHAGAGAGTGSMVLLTLGTGIGGGIVLGGKLWEGAARIAGEIGHMCVQAEGPACHCGARGCLEACVSGWALLRDAEELARTSPGSPIAKLTPRTPEGLAELAQSGDAQARALWERAGRMLGVGLASIMNLLNPECIVLTGGLVRAGELLMTPARAAWESQAFEAAHRAAQVKTGALGGWAGVRGAIQPFMESTS
- the pyk gene encoding pyruvate kinase, whose protein sequence is MRRTKIVCTLGPASRRTSMLRAMIRAGMNVARINFSHGTHAEHRATIHRIRKVSAEENAPIAILADLAGPKFRLETVQKGAALREGGLVRLVNRSIVGTDKQLSVNRPDLLPALLKGHRVMIWDGKLQMEVIEPGHEEVTCRVIAGGPLKDRAGVNMPDSVLDIPPLTQKDLKDIAFGVKENVDFFGFSFVRSAADIVYCQNEIRARKGQTPIIAKMEMREAVKNLEEIIDAADGVMVARGDLGIEIPLENVPRVQKQIIAYSNQQGKPVITATEMLLSMVTAARPTRAEAGDVANAILDGTDAVMLSEETAVGEHPDAVTRMMARIAHVAEESIFETSQVRLRRPRLESHDLGRSIAHSAVLLADQLDAAVIIAPTDSGDTPRRIVRHRPEQLVLALSTSDQAVRRLNLSWGVIPWKLAHRLPPEKILEHVRARLLEEELAAEGHYAVMCAGYPFGADVSRGRVILTEVI
- a CDS encoding DUF3108 domain-containing protein; protein product: MSLRRRGWTWAQGAFCAAGLTIGLAAHAVGAVAPANSPPAHFRGGEVLTFELRWGRMSVAQTLLSVEGPFLWNHKKVLRYRATTHTIGWLDRVFRVRDSAESYVDAKRLSSYRLELRQHQGQYQSQKWYTFDGKKATYVRAGRPPRHYETPGDVQDALSAFYKVRARGLKPGQNFEIPVFDSKRNWRVRVRVVRQEKLESLWGPMDTYLVEPELKGDSFFRRRGRVWIWVTTDPLHVPIRLESTTVIGPFIAHLVKTQGLPSGSLRHPPRFEAKSWRPTTKIVDDKRVSPSKNFKFDTK